In Glandiceps talaboti chromosome 14, keGlaTala1.1, whole genome shotgun sequence, a single genomic region encodes these proteins:
- the LOC144445570 gene encoding DNA-binding protein inhibitor ID-2-like, with protein sequence MKETRDNRPSKLHNSTLSLRHVTKDSHDVSSRNCKGSASAAAAAVALSSVAVGPMSAYLDGLLTYSMQDCYSKLKDLVPSLQPNEKVSKVELLQHVIDYIQDLQGALETHPALRNSPPPPLMEKQSSNRTPLGTIPPENTVITEQVSHLEKTTSSTNWELDSCSPRSC encoded by the exons ATGAAGGAAACGAGAGATAACCGGCCTTCGAAGCTTCACAATTCAACATTGTCATTGCGACACGTGACGAAAGATAGCCACGACGTTTCGTCTCGTAACTGCAAAGGAAGTGCCTCAGCAGCCGCAGCAGCAGTCGCTCTCAGTAGTGTTGCAGTAGGACCTATGTCAGCGTATTTGGACGGACTTCTTACGTACAGTATGCAAGACTGTTATTCCAAACTTAAAGACTTGGTGCCATCATTACAACCTAACGAAAAAGTTAGCAAAGTTGAACTATTACAACATGTTATAGACTATATACAGGACCTCCAAGGTGCACTAGAAACACATCCAGCGCTCAGGAACTCTCCGCCCCCTCCCCTCATGGAAAAGCAGAGTAGCAATCGAACGCCGCTTGGAACGATACCACCTGAAAATACAGTTATAACAGAACAG GTTAGTCATTTAGAGAAAACCACTAGCAGTACGAATTGGGAGTTAGACAGCTGTTCGCCGAGGAGTTGTTAG